A genome region from Microbacterium sp. CGR2 includes the following:
- the map gene encoding type I methionyl aminopeptidase encodes MIEILTATELDRARDAGALVGRILQSLKNRAGVGVNLLDLDRWTKQMIEDAGAVSCYVDYAPSFGRGPFGHYVCTAVNDAVLHGMPHDYALVDGDLLTLDLAVTLSGVSADAAISFVIGDSPAPRDLAMIETTERALAAAIAAARPGARIGDLSHAIGTVLSAAGYPINLEFGGHGIGSTMHQDPHVANDGRPGRGYKLRPGLLLALEPWVMVDTDELITDADGWTLRSATGCRTAHSEHTIAITETGAEILTLAP; translated from the coding sequence ATGATCGAGATCCTCACCGCCACCGAACTCGATCGAGCCCGCGACGCCGGCGCGCTCGTCGGCCGCATCCTGCAGTCTCTGAAGAACCGCGCCGGGGTGGGCGTCAACCTGCTCGACCTCGACCGCTGGACGAAGCAGATGATCGAGGATGCCGGAGCCGTGTCCTGCTACGTCGACTACGCACCCTCGTTCGGCCGCGGACCCTTCGGCCACTACGTCTGCACCGCGGTCAATGACGCCGTGCTCCACGGCATGCCCCACGACTATGCGCTCGTCGACGGCGACCTGCTGACCCTCGACCTGGCCGTCACCCTGTCGGGCGTCTCCGCCGACGCGGCGATCAGCTTCGTCATCGGCGACTCCCCGGCGCCGCGCGACCTCGCCATGATCGAGACGACCGAGCGGGCGCTCGCCGCAGCCATCGCCGCGGCCCGTCCCGGTGCCCGCATCGGTGACCTGTCCCACGCGATCGGCACTGTTCTGAGCGCGGCCGGCTACCCGATCAACCTCGAGTTCGGCGGGCACGGGATCGGCTCGACCATGCACCAGGACCCGCATGTGGCCAACGACGGTCGTCCCGGCCGCGGCTACAAGCTCCGTCCGGGCCTCCTCCTCGCGCTCGAGCCCTGGGTGATGGTCGACACCGACGAGCTCATCACGGATGCCGACGGCTGGACGCTGCGCAGTGCGACCGGATGCCGCACCGCGCACAGCGAGCACACGATCGCGATCACCGAGACGGGGGCGGAGATTCTCACTCTCGCGCCGTGA
- a CDS encoding carbohydrate ABC transporter permease, with amino-acid sequence MKAREFWVLFFPSLLVMAALLVLPLVRTVQWSFEQVRYGTPGTFVGLDNFANALTDPRFHSAVIFTVAVTVVTTAILLVAGYIIATGINRITTSRPLVLGIMLVSYVLPNLVGAVAFSWLFDDNFGGVVNRLIGFFGGTQVLWFTDQVPNAILVIANTVWHMLPFAMLIILAGLQGVPAELKEAAKIDGANAFQTHISVIIPTIRGVLGFVTLITIMDVLRMFDNLIPLSPQAQSIGNESIMLYVYSVAFADGAEQLGLGSAINVLTILLILIMLIPFIRGIFKEAKAER; translated from the coding sequence ATGAAGGCACGTGAATTCTGGGTGCTCTTCTTCCCGAGCCTGCTGGTGATGGCTGCACTCCTCGTGCTCCCTCTGGTACGCACGGTGCAGTGGAGCTTCGAACAGGTCCGCTACGGCACACCCGGGACTTTCGTCGGTCTCGACAACTTCGCGAACGCGCTCACCGACCCGCGGTTCCACAGCGCGGTCATCTTCACGGTGGCAGTCACCGTGGTGACGACGGCGATCCTGCTGGTGGCGGGCTACATCATCGCGACGGGCATCAACCGCATCACCACGTCCCGCCCGCTGGTCCTCGGCATCATGCTCGTCTCGTACGTGCTGCCGAACCTCGTCGGAGCCGTCGCGTTCTCCTGGCTCTTCGACGACAACTTCGGCGGGGTGGTGAACAGGCTGATCGGGTTCTTCGGCGGCACGCAGGTGCTCTGGTTCACCGACCAGGTGCCCAACGCGATCCTGGTCATCGCGAACACCGTCTGGCACATGCTCCCGTTCGCGATGCTCATCATCCTGGCAGGGCTGCAGGGAGTTCCGGCTGAACTCAAAGAGGCCGCGAAGATCGATGGTGCCAACGCGTTCCAGACGCACATCAGCGTCATCATCCCGACGATTCGCGGGGTGCTGGGGTTCGTCACCCTCATCACGATCATGGATGTGCTCCGCATGTTCGACAACCTGATCCCGCTGTCACCTCAGGCGCAGTCGATCGGGAACGAGTCGATCATGCTCTACGTCTATTCGGTCGCTTTCGCCGACGGCGCGGAGCAGCTCGGCCTCGGCAGCGCGATCAACGTCCTCACCATCCTGCTGATCCTCATCATGCTGATCCCGTTCATCCGGGGCATCTTCAAGGAAGCGAAGGCCGAACGATGA
- a CDS encoding PadR family transcriptional regulator yields MNNTFPFSGPGSNDGANNFGSLFGGANGPAGGIFEAMDQLRKTFEQRPSGGSRMAKGDVRTAVLSLLTEKPMHGYQIINEIAERSGGSWKPSAGSVYPTLQLLADEGLISAEEQNGRKTYSLTEAGRAVAAEATGTRAPWESSDKDGHRNDPRFSALPKAGVDLAAAAAQVGRSGSPEQVQSAVDVLDDARRKLYSILAQD; encoded by the coding sequence ATGAACAACACATTCCCCTTCAGCGGCCCCGGCAGCAACGACGGCGCCAACAACTTCGGCAGCCTGTTCGGCGGCGCCAACGGCCCCGCCGGCGGAATCTTCGAGGCGATGGACCAGCTTCGCAAGACCTTCGAACAGCGCCCGTCCGGCGGCTCGCGCATGGCCAAGGGTGACGTCCGCACCGCCGTGCTGTCGCTGCTCACCGAGAAGCCGATGCACGGCTACCAGATCATCAACGAGATCGCCGAACGCAGCGGCGGCTCGTGGAAGCCCAGCGCCGGATCCGTCTACCCGACACTCCAGCTGCTCGCCGACGAAGGCCTCATCTCCGCGGAGGAGCAGAACGGTCGCAAGACCTACTCGCTCACCGAGGCGGGACGCGCGGTCGCCGCAGAGGCCACGGGCACCCGTGCGCCGTGGGAGTCGTCCGACAAAGACGGCCACCGCAACGACCCGCGATTCAGCGCCCTCCCCAAGGCGGGCGTCGATCTCGCGGCTGCCGCCGCCCAGGTCGGCCGCAGCGGATCTCCTGAGCAGGTGCAGAGCGCAGTCGACGTCCTCGACGACGCTCGCCGTAAGCTCTACTCGATCCTCGCTCAAGACTGA
- a CDS encoding FitA-like ribbon-helix-helix domain-containing protein — translation MPNVLIRDLDPSVHAALAARAEAHGQSLQQYLTAELTRLAGQPTLAELLADFATRPPQPQIPTSAIIAAVGDGREG, via the coding sequence ATGCCGAACGTCCTCATCCGCGACCTCGATCCTTCGGTGCACGCCGCCCTCGCCGCGCGAGCTGAGGCGCACGGCCAGTCACTGCAGCAGTACCTGACCGCGGAACTCACGCGCCTGGCAGGCCAGCCGACGCTGGCGGAACTGTTGGCCGACTTCGCCACACGGCCACCGCAACCGCAGATTCCGACGAGCGCGATCATCGCCGCCGTCGGCGACGGCCGCGAAGGATGA
- a CDS encoding AarF/ABC1/UbiB kinase family protein: MTDAAAQGVHRARYRRILSFAAREFIKIWWYELVLPRFGLSSVAERTRAPRMQKFARRFHVLAVELGGLMIKVGQFMSSRLDVLPPEITAELEGLQDEVPAVPFSGIRVVAEAELGMPLERAYAWFDENPVAAASLGQAHRARLNDVDTADTGLENVIVKVQRPGIDGIVAVDLAALRRVGRWLTRVRLVADRVDAPALVEEFATTSLQEIDYLHEAASAERFRENFTDDPRVDTPEIVWERSTRRVLTLSDVTAIKINDLDGLRAAGIDPSAVADVFAEVMFDQVFTHSFVHADPHPGNIFVTPIPSTEVAENNGRNFRLTFIDFGMMAEVPDNLRAGLRTLLIAVAGRDSRGLVTAAKEIGVLLPSADTAELERALAALFARFGGMGFAELSTVDPREFSAFADEFGDMVRSLPLQLPENMLLLIRAVSLTSGMCSGLNPAFNVWDAAEPYAGRLLRDESGNLVQDVAKQAMTMATVSMRLPQRIDNIITRIDDGNVSFDTSRLERRLDRLEGIARRITSGVLFAAMLVGGALLVTPLPPLGITLLCVSVLPLLHSLFAGVGRRPSR, encoded by the coding sequence ATGACGGATGCCGCGGCACAGGGCGTGCATCGTGCTCGGTACCGTCGCATCCTGTCCTTCGCTGCGCGCGAGTTCATCAAGATCTGGTGGTACGAACTCGTGCTGCCCCGGTTCGGACTCAGTTCGGTCGCCGAGCGCACACGTGCACCGCGGATGCAGAAGTTCGCCCGCCGGTTCCACGTTCTCGCGGTCGAACTCGGCGGCCTGATGATCAAGGTCGGCCAGTTCATGTCGTCGCGCCTCGACGTGCTCCCGCCCGAGATCACCGCCGAGCTCGAAGGGCTGCAGGACGAGGTCCCCGCTGTGCCGTTCTCCGGCATCCGCGTCGTCGCGGAGGCAGAGCTCGGGATGCCGCTGGAGCGCGCGTACGCGTGGTTCGACGAGAACCCCGTGGCGGCAGCATCCCTCGGCCAGGCGCATCGCGCCCGATTGAACGACGTCGACACCGCAGACACCGGTCTCGAGAACGTCATCGTGAAGGTGCAGCGTCCGGGGATCGACGGGATCGTCGCGGTCGATCTCGCCGCACTCCGTCGCGTCGGCCGCTGGTTGACGCGCGTCCGCCTCGTCGCCGACCGCGTCGATGCGCCCGCTCTCGTCGAAGAGTTCGCCACGACCAGCCTGCAGGAGATCGACTACCTGCACGAAGCTGCGAGCGCCGAACGCTTCCGCGAGAATTTCACTGACGACCCTCGCGTCGACACCCCGGAGATCGTCTGGGAGCGGTCGACCCGTCGGGTGCTGACCCTGTCCGACGTCACCGCCATCAAGATCAACGATCTCGACGGGCTCCGCGCGGCCGGCATCGATCCATCCGCCGTTGCGGACGTGTTCGCCGAGGTCATGTTCGACCAGGTGTTCACGCACAGTTTCGTGCACGCCGATCCGCACCCCGGCAACATCTTCGTCACCCCGATCCCGTCCACGGAGGTGGCGGAGAACAACGGGCGCAACTTCCGTCTCACGTTCATCGACTTCGGGATGATGGCCGAGGTGCCGGACAACCTCCGCGCAGGCCTCCGTACACTCCTCATCGCAGTCGCGGGCCGAGACAGCCGCGGCCTGGTCACCGCGGCGAAGGAGATCGGCGTCCTGCTGCCCTCCGCCGACACCGCCGAACTCGAGCGCGCGCTCGCCGCCCTCTTCGCCCGCTTCGGTGGCATGGGTTTCGCCGAACTCAGCACGGTCGACCCGCGCGAGTTCAGTGCCTTCGCCGACGAGTTCGGCGACATGGTGCGCTCGCTGCCGCTCCAGCTTCCCGAGAACATGCTGCTGCTGATCCGCGCCGTCTCGTTGACGTCAGGAATGTGCAGCGGACTCAACCCGGCGTTCAACGTCTGGGATGCCGCCGAACCGTACGCCGGGCGGCTGCTGCGGGACGAATCGGGAAACCTCGTGCAAGACGTCGCGAAGCAGGCCATGACGATGGCGACGGTCTCGATGCGGCTCCCGCAGCGGATCGACAACATCATCACGCGCATCGACGACGGCAACGTGTCGTTCGACACCTCCCGGCTCGAACGGCGCCTCGATCGCCTCGAAGGAATCGCCCGCCGGATCACCTCCGGGGTGCTGTTCGCCGCGATGCTCGTCGGTGGCGCCCTGCTCGTGACGCCGCTTCCGCCGCTGGGCATCACGCTCCTGTGCGTGTCTGTTCTGCCGCTGCTGCACTCGCTCTTCGCCGGGGTGGGTCGCCGCCCGTCGCGCTGA
- a CDS encoding BCCT family transporter — MKTPDEKPPARSEGTGAVRLPAKAGEAASKIVRDISAVPPRGVHPALVPGVGVEETGRTYRTDPLVFGVALTLVVAFIAWGVFAGDNLAGTTSAALGWVVEYFGFFFTTIATIVLVFMLFVGFSRYGRIPLGRDDEEPQFSMFSWISMLFAAGMGIGLVFWGAAEPLTFFENPPPGTVEANTLEAMHTAQAQVLYHWGPQAWSFYALVGGAIAYGAFRRGRTPLISSIFAPLLGEGRTAGPLGRTIDIFAIIVTLFGTAASLGLGALQIGHGVEIIGGIGELGNGVLIVVIAVLTACFIASAVSGVSKGIRALSNINAVMALVLAFFVFFVGPTLLILNVIPSIAVEFIGDLPQMVARSASQGEETQAFLSGWTIFYWAWWISWSPFVGMFIAKISRGRTLRQFVSVVILVPSAISLVWFAIFGTTAIQQQMDGAGLTVDPPEQVLFGVLENLPFPLITSILLILLISIFFITGADSSSLVMGTLSQQGRPEPSRWVTIVWGSLVGVIAAVLLVSGEEGSGLQSLQNATIIAALPFAVIMGFMMVAFMKDLRRDPMILRERYARAAVRHSVMSGLEEYGDDFALVPVEYDHSDDDLAWIDEATVDDTLAEVYDAATEAINVVPEVDAADGLAESGDHAESGDSATKRPDSV; from the coding sequence ATGAAGACCCCTGACGAGAAGCCGCCCGCACGCTCCGAAGGCACCGGCGCCGTACGCCTCCCTGCCAAAGCGGGCGAGGCAGCCAGCAAGATCGTCCGTGACATCTCGGCCGTTCCCCCTCGCGGGGTGCACCCGGCGCTCGTTCCCGGGGTCGGGGTCGAGGAGACCGGCCGCACGTACCGCACCGACCCGCTCGTCTTCGGCGTCGCGCTGACCCTCGTGGTGGCGTTCATCGCCTGGGGAGTGTTCGCCGGCGACAACCTCGCCGGCACCACCTCGGCCGCGCTCGGCTGGGTCGTGGAGTACTTCGGCTTCTTCTTCACCACCATCGCCACGATCGTCCTGGTGTTCATGCTGTTCGTCGGCTTCAGTCGCTACGGCCGCATCCCCCTGGGACGCGATGACGAAGAACCGCAGTTCTCGATGTTCTCCTGGATCTCGATGCTGTTCGCCGCCGGCATGGGCATCGGCCTGGTGTTCTGGGGCGCGGCCGAACCGCTGACGTTCTTCGAGAATCCGCCGCCCGGCACCGTCGAGGCGAACACTCTCGAGGCCATGCACACCGCCCAGGCGCAGGTGCTCTACCACTGGGGTCCGCAGGCCTGGTCGTTCTACGCCCTCGTCGGTGGCGCCATCGCCTACGGAGCTTTCCGCCGCGGACGCACTCCGCTGATCTCGTCGATCTTCGCTCCACTTCTGGGCGAAGGGCGCACGGCTGGGCCGCTCGGACGCACCATCGACATCTTCGCCATCATCGTCACGCTGTTCGGCACCGCAGCATCCCTCGGTCTGGGTGCTCTGCAGATCGGGCACGGTGTCGAGATCATCGGCGGCATCGGCGAACTCGGCAACGGCGTGCTGATCGTCGTCATCGCCGTCCTGACCGCGTGCTTCATCGCCTCGGCGGTCTCGGGCGTCTCGAAGGGCATCCGCGCGCTGTCGAACATCAACGCGGTGATGGCGCTCGTGCTGGCCTTCTTCGTGTTCTTCGTCGGCCCGACGCTGCTCATCCTCAACGTGATCCCCTCCATCGCGGTGGAGTTCATCGGCGACCTGCCCCAGATGGTCGCCCGCTCGGCCTCACAGGGTGAAGAGACCCAGGCGTTCCTTTCGGGCTGGACCATCTTCTACTGGGCATGGTGGATCTCGTGGTCGCCGTTCGTGGGCATGTTCATCGCGAAGATCTCCCGCGGACGGACGCTGCGTCAGTTCGTCTCGGTCGTGATCCTCGTGCCGTCCGCCATCTCGCTGGTGTGGTTCGCGATCTTCGGCACCACTGCCATTCAGCAGCAGATGGACGGTGCCGGACTCACCGTGGACCCGCCGGAGCAGGTTCTCTTCGGGGTGCTCGAGAACCTCCCGTTCCCGCTGATCACCAGCATCCTGCTCATCCTGCTGATCTCGATCTTCTTCATCACCGGTGCCGACTCCTCGTCGCTCGTGATGGGCACGCTGTCGCAGCAGGGCCGACCGGAACCGTCGCGCTGGGTCACGATCGTCTGGGGCTCGCTGGTCGGTGTGATCGCGGCCGTGCTTCTTGTCAGCGGGGAGGAGGGGAGTGGTCTGCAGTCGCTGCAGAACGCCACGATCATCGCCGCCCTGCCGTTCGCGGTGATCATGGGATTCATGATGGTCGCGTTCATGAAAGATCTGCGGCGCGACCCGATGATCCTGCGGGAGCGCTATGCGCGGGCAGCCGTCCGGCACAGTGTCATGTCGGGGCTCGAGGAGTACGGCGACGACTTCGCCCTGGTTCCCGTCGAGTACGACCACTCCGACGACGATCTCGCCTGGATCGACGAGGCGACGGTCGATGACACGCTCGCCGAGGTCTACGACGCGGCCACCGAGGCGATCAACGTCGTCCCTGAAGTGGATGCTGCAGACGGGCTCGCCGAATCAGGCGATCATGCCGAGTCCGGTGATTCGGCGACGAAGCGGCCTGATTCCGTCTGA
- a CDS encoding metalloregulator ArsR/SmtB family transcription factor: MTTETLIPMFAALADETRWSILTALGEGDASASALAGRLPVSRQAIAKHLAVLQEVGLVEPVPVGREVRFRVIGSELGATAAKLDAIGRGWDRRLAAIKEIAEGL, translated from the coding sequence GTGACCACAGAGACCCTGATCCCGATGTTTGCAGCGCTCGCCGATGAGACGCGCTGGAGCATCCTGACGGCGCTCGGTGAGGGCGATGCTTCGGCATCCGCTCTCGCCGGGCGCCTCCCGGTCAGCCGCCAGGCCATCGCGAAACACCTCGCCGTCCTCCAGGAGGTGGGATTGGTCGAGCCGGTTCCCGTCGGTCGTGAGGTGCGCTTCCGGGTCATAGGGTCGGAGCTCGGTGCCACCGCAGCGAAGCTCGACGCGATCGGACGCGGATGGGACCGCCGCCTCGCAGCGATCAAGGAGATCGCCGAAGGCCTCTGA
- a CDS encoding type II toxin-antitoxin system VapC family toxin, which yields MIVVDASVVVDLLTAAAGPTRLHERLAAETLIAPEILPIEVASALRGLNRGGVLSDERLASAASDLSRLRIELYASLPLISRVLDLRHNLSAYDAAYVALAEVSRSPLLTLDRRLAGAAAAHCTAEVPAR from the coding sequence ATGATCGTCGTCGATGCGTCCGTCGTCGTCGACCTGCTGACCGCCGCCGCCGGACCGACCCGACTTCACGAGCGACTGGCCGCAGAGACCCTCATCGCTCCCGAGATCCTGCCGATCGAAGTCGCTTCCGCGCTCCGAGGGCTCAATCGCGGCGGCGTGCTCAGCGACGAACGTCTGGCTTCCGCAGCATCTGATCTCTCTCGACTCCGGATCGAGCTGTACGCATCGCTGCCCCTGATCTCGCGAGTGCTCGATCTGCGTCACAACCTCAGCGCTTACGACGCCGCATATGTCGCGCTCGCCGAGGTCAGCAGGTCTCCCCTCCTCACGCTTGACCGGCGTCTCGCGGGGGCCGCAGCTGCGCATTGCACAGCGGAAGTGCCGGCGCGTTAG
- a CDS encoding ABC transporter substrate-binding protein: MAHNKHRALPVLALAAVGIVALSSCGAGTRTDNDNATTVSCDYTAPEGKTTVNVLAYNSSAIDPFTDTMVSSCSTDDVTLKHDPIDFGGQVTKTTATLAGETGTYDILETYGFVIPGLGEDEKLVPLNDLWDTYADDYGLGDISESMVEGMSYDGDIYAVPMQAQMYVMAYRTDVFEDLGLEVPTTFGEMIEAAEAIKEAGVMDYPIALPWLATSDVSTGFQAAMNSLGADFVTADGEVTLDTPEAKEAVEAMLSLKPYMDPQVTTFDQPKVQQQMFNGTAAMSIMFSGRMYDLTLESNSKLSDSFGFAGAPKVSDDAEYSYNRLSIDGWSIPFNTKLDHEMLFVMMASAVSEDASEASVPAAYPAREGMVTEENSPYGAAANDSIASVAPPVVSPYTADITNEIRPILVQVLNGSLAVDEGLAQMQAAGEKIAG; encoded by the coding sequence ATGGCACACAACAAGCATCGGGCATTGCCGGTTCTCGCACTCGCAGCCGTGGGCATCGTCGCCCTCTCCAGCTGCGGCGCCGGAACCCGCACCGACAATGACAACGCGACAACGGTGTCGTGCGACTACACCGCTCCCGAGGGCAAGACCACGGTCAACGTGCTCGCCTACAACTCCTCCGCGATCGATCCCTTCACCGACACGATGGTCTCGAGCTGCTCGACCGACGACGTGACCCTGAAGCACGACCCGATCGACTTCGGTGGACAGGTGACCAAGACGACCGCCACCCTCGCCGGCGAGACGGGCACGTACGACATCCTCGAGACCTATGGCTTCGTCATCCCGGGGCTCGGCGAAGACGAGAAGCTCGTCCCGCTGAACGACCTGTGGGACACCTACGCCGACGACTACGGTCTCGGCGACATCAGCGAGTCCATGGTCGAGGGCATGTCCTACGACGGCGATATCTACGCCGTACCCATGCAGGCGCAGATGTACGTGATGGCGTACCGGACCGACGTCTTCGAAGACCTCGGGCTCGAAGTGCCGACGACGTTCGGCGAGATGATCGAGGCGGCCGAAGCCATCAAGGAAGCGGGGGTCATGGACTACCCGATCGCCCTGCCGTGGCTCGCCACCAGCGACGTCTCGACGGGATTCCAGGCGGCGATGAACTCGCTGGGCGCCGATTTCGTCACCGCAGACGGCGAGGTCACCCTCGACACACCAGAGGCCAAGGAGGCGGTCGAGGCGATGCTCTCCCTCAAGCCGTACATGGACCCCCAGGTCACCACGTTCGACCAGCCCAAGGTGCAGCAGCAGATGTTCAACGGCACGGCCGCGATGTCGATCATGTTCTCCGGCCGCATGTACGACCTGACGCTCGAGTCCAACTCGAAGCTCTCCGACTCCTTCGGGTTCGCCGGCGCTCCGAAGGTGTCGGACGACGCGGAATACTCCTACAACCGCCTGTCGATCGACGGCTGGTCCATTCCGTTCAACACCAAGCTCGACCACGAGATGCTGTTCGTCATGATGGCCTCTGCCGTCAGTGAAGACGCCTCCGAGGCATCCGTTCCTGCCGCCTACCCGGCCAGGGAAGGAATGGTCACCGAAGAGAACTCGCCGTACGGCGCAGCTGCCAACGATTCGATCGCCAGCGTGGCGCCGCCGGTCGTCTCGCCCTACACGGCGGACATCACCAACGAGATCCGCCCGATCCTGGTGCAGGTGCTCAACGGCAGCCTGGCGGTGGACGAAGGGCTCGCGCAGATGCAGGCCGCCGGCGAGAAGATCGCCGGCTGA
- a CDS encoding helix-turn-helix domain-containing protein, with translation MVRMPLSPAEVERGERLGALLRRARGDHSMLTVALDAGISPETLRKIESGRVATPAFSTIAAVAAVLHLSLDAVWSEIATDAAADMHARGIAS, from the coding sequence ATGGTCCGGATGCCCCTCAGCCCCGCCGAGGTCGAGCGAGGCGAACGCCTCGGCGCCCTGCTGAGGCGTGCGCGCGGTGATCACTCGATGCTGACCGTCGCCCTCGACGCGGGAATCTCTCCCGAGACGCTCCGCAAGATCGAATCCGGTCGTGTGGCGACACCGGCGTTCTCGACCATCGCCGCGGTCGCCGCCGTGCTGCACCTCTCGCTCGACGCGGTGTGGTCGGAGATCGCGACGGATGCCGCGGCCGACATGCACGCGCGCGGCATCGCGTCCTGA
- a CDS encoding SRPBCC domain-containing protein: MTDNPRSVVDEATLSVRRTIRIAAPVEKVWRAVAEPEHISRWFGRTELDGRGVGATGTMTFADYGSIPLRVEAFDEPHHITYSWGNDDAQAERPRVLDGATSTVFTFTLVSVDGGTQLTVVESGFERTSAPLANLESHRTGWDEELDKMVALVEAEAAEGAA; the protein is encoded by the coding sequence ATGACTGACAACCCCCGCTCCGTCGTCGACGAGGCGACACTCTCCGTCCGACGCACGATCCGCATCGCGGCACCGGTCGAGAAGGTGTGGCGCGCCGTCGCCGAGCCCGAGCACATCTCGCGCTGGTTCGGGCGCACGGAACTCGACGGCAGAGGCGTCGGGGCCACCGGCACCATGACCTTCGCGGACTACGGCTCCATCCCCCTGCGTGTGGAGGCCTTCGACGAACCGCACCACATCACGTACAGCTGGGGCAACGACGACGCCCAGGCGGAGCGACCGCGAGTGCTCGACGGCGCGACGTCCACCGTCTTCACGTTCACGCTGGTGTCCGTCGACGGCGGTACGCAGCTCACGGTCGTCGAGTCCGGTTTCGAGCGGACGTCCGCGCCGCTGGCCAACCTCGAGAGCCACCGCACCGGCTGGGACGAGGAGCTCGACAAGATGGTCGCGCTCGTCGAAGCCGAAGCCGCCGAAGGAGCAGCGTGA
- a CDS encoding MFS transporter, producing MNDPSVPDAAERRARIAVSALFLTNGALFANILPRYPEIKASLGLDNVGYGLSIAALPAGAIVAGLAAAFLIGRFGSARVAVFGTVVTSLGYLLAGLAPSALLFPMALFFTGASDAITDVAQNAHGLRVQRRYGRSIINSFHAIWSIGAVLGGVMAAAAIAVGLPVGIHLAISTAIFAAVALSALRFCLPGRDEERGEDTESDAVTGATEMAGAQAPVRRGVSFRTVAMLAALTLVAMAGAIAEDAGNSWATLYLADSLGAAAAVAPIGFIALVGAQFVGRLLGDSLTDRFGQRVVAGVGGMIAAVGMALALAFPSILGTILGFAAVGFGIATLIPAAMHAADELPGLRRGVGLTVVSWLLRVGFLLSPPFVGYIADEYSLRAGLLIAPVAGIVAVLLCGALEKRRVGRQ from the coding sequence ATGAACGATCCGAGCGTCCCGGATGCCGCCGAACGACGCGCGCGCATCGCGGTCAGTGCCCTGTTCTTGACCAATGGTGCGCTCTTCGCCAACATCCTGCCGCGGTACCCGGAGATCAAGGCGTCGCTCGGTCTCGACAACGTCGGCTACGGGCTGTCGATCGCGGCTCTCCCCGCCGGCGCGATAGTGGCGGGCCTGGCGGCGGCCTTCCTCATCGGCCGGTTCGGCTCGGCACGGGTGGCGGTGTTCGGCACCGTCGTCACAAGTCTCGGCTACCTGCTGGCCGGTCTCGCCCCTTCTGCACTGCTGTTCCCGATGGCACTCTTCTTCACCGGGGCCAGCGACGCGATCACCGATGTCGCGCAGAACGCGCACGGGCTCCGCGTGCAGCGCCGGTACGGACGCTCCATCATCAACTCCTTCCACGCGATCTGGTCGATCGGAGCCGTGCTCGGTGGAGTCATGGCGGCCGCGGCGATCGCGGTCGGCCTGCCCGTCGGCATCCACCTCGCGATCTCCACGGCGATCTTCGCCGCCGTCGCCCTGAGCGCCCTCCGCTTCTGCCTCCCCGGGCGTGACGAAGAGCGCGGCGAAGACACCGAATCGGATGCCGTCACCGGCGCGACCGAGATGGCCGGCGCGCAGGCACCGGTGCGCCGGGGTGTGAGCTTCCGGACCGTGGCGATGCTCGCGGCGCTCACCCTCGTCGCCATGGCGGGTGCCATCGCCGAAGACGCGGGCAACTCGTGGGCGACCCTCTATCTCGCCGACTCCCTCGGTGCCGCGGCGGCGGTCGCGCCGATCGGGTTCATCGCGCTCGTCGGGGCACAGTTCGTCGGACGGCTGCTCGGCGACAGTCTCACGGACAGATTCGGGCAGCGCGTCGTCGCCGGCGTGGGCGGGATGATCGCGGCAGTGGGGATGGCGCTGGCTCTCGCTTTCCCGAGCATCCTCGGCACGATCCTCGGATTCGCCGCCGTCGGGTTCGGCATCGCGACGCTGATCCCGGCAGCGATGCACGCGGCGGACGAGCTCCCCGGGCTCCGACGGGGCGTGGGTCTGACGGTCGTCTCCTGGTTGTTGCGCGTCGGCTTCCTCCTGTCCCCGCCGTTCGTCGGGTACATCGCCGACGAGTACAGTCTGCGAGCGGGACTGCTCATCGCTCCGGTCGCCGGAATCGTGGCCGTGCTGCTCTGCGGCGCACTGGAGAAGCGACGCGTCGGTCGCCAGTGA